From a single Couchioplanes caeruleus genomic region:
- a CDS encoding acyl-protein synthetase, with amino-acid sequence MSVFTLAQPEREALLHKELSDLTEHHRAHCAEYDRILSASGFTSAATVAELPWLPVRLFKTLTLKSIPDDEVFKVLTSSGTTGDVSRIHLDKAAAATQTRQLGATLQTVLGAKRLPMILADSRGILKDRRSFSARGAGVLGMATFGRDHAWALDVDGNPDLPALKDFLGKHGGEPFLIFGFTYLVWLHLYEVAREHGLDLSNGILIHSGGWKKLVDRAVSPAEFRRRLRDDTGLTRMHNFYGMVEQIGTIFLEGPSGGSLYCPDFADVIIRNPRTWAEQPVGEPGLIEVVSTLPTSYPGHVLLTEDLGVLDGVDDGDWPGKRFSVLGRLPRAEARGCSDTYRETA; translated from the coding sequence ATGAGCGTGTTCACGCTGGCGCAGCCGGAGCGGGAGGCGCTGCTGCACAAGGAGCTCTCCGACCTCACCGAGCACCACCGAGCGCACTGCGCCGAGTACGACCGGATCCTCTCGGCGTCCGGGTTCACCTCGGCCGCGACCGTGGCGGAGCTGCCGTGGCTGCCCGTACGCCTCTTCAAGACGCTCACCCTGAAGAGCATCCCCGACGACGAGGTCTTCAAGGTCCTGACGTCGAGCGGCACCACGGGCGACGTCAGCCGCATCCACCTGGACAAGGCCGCCGCCGCCACACAGACCCGCCAGCTCGGCGCGACCCTGCAGACGGTGCTGGGCGCCAAGCGGCTGCCGATGATCCTGGCCGACTCGCGCGGCATCCTGAAGGACCGCCGCTCGTTCAGCGCCCGCGGCGCCGGGGTGCTCGGCATGGCCACGTTCGGCCGTGACCACGCCTGGGCGCTGGACGTCGACGGCAACCCCGACCTGCCCGCGCTGAAGGACTTCCTGGGCAAGCACGGCGGCGAGCCGTTCCTCATCTTCGGCTTCACCTACCTGGTCTGGCTGCACCTGTACGAGGTGGCCCGCGAGCACGGCCTCGACCTGAGCAACGGCATCCTCATCCACTCCGGTGGCTGGAAGAAGCTCGTGGACCGGGCGGTCTCGCCGGCCGAGTTCCGCCGTCGGCTGCGCGACGACACCGGGCTGACCCGGATGCACAACTTCTACGGCATGGTCGAGCAGATCGGCACGATCTTCCTCGAGGGCCCGTCCGGCGGCTCGCTGTACTGCCCGGACTTCGCCGACGTCATCATCCGCAACCCGCGGACGTGGGCTGAGCAGCCGGTCGGGGAGCCGGGGCTGATCGAGGTGGTGAGCACCCTGCCGACCTCGTACCCGGGGCACGTGCTGCTCACCGAGGACCTCGGCGTGCTGGACGGGGTCGACGACGGCGACTGGCCGGGCAAGCGCTTCTCCGTCCTCGGCCGGCTCCCGCGCGCGGAGGCCCGCGGTTGCTCCGACACCTACCGGGAGACGGCATGA
- a CDS encoding sensor histidine kinase, with protein MTTSILPVPERQAPGLRLLRQLVLDTQFILLGFPLGLVTVVLCVTGFAVGLGTAVIWVGVPLLVATIMLARGFATVERARIAPVIGRRLPHPYYKRAGQGASFVRRTLTPLADGQSWLDLLHGVLRFIPSTIAFSFGVTWWAGALGGLTFPLWDWSIPRGPDNTDLPELLGMGDAWSTRVVFYMAAGFFFLGTLYPVIRGAALLEGLFARALLSGVNELREQVAEAEAARDTAQAQKAAAVSAEATALRRLERDIHDGPQQRLVRLAMDLGRAEQQFATDPDAARATVAEALAQTRETLDELRALSRGIAPPILVDRGLQAALTALAGRSIIPVDLDTEPMSRLDPAVESTAYFVVAEALTNVAKHSHAGEVQVSVRRSPTGLMITVADDGVGGASLAKGHGLAGLADRVQAAGGVMNLDSTAASGTTLTVALPL; from the coding sequence ATGACCACCAGCATCCTGCCCGTACCGGAGCGCCAGGCGCCCGGCCTGCGGCTCCTGCGGCAGCTCGTCCTCGACACCCAGTTCATCCTGCTCGGCTTCCCGCTGGGCCTGGTCACCGTCGTGCTCTGCGTGACGGGGTTCGCGGTCGGCCTCGGCACGGCCGTGATCTGGGTCGGCGTCCCGCTGCTGGTCGCCACGATCATGCTGGCCCGGGGCTTCGCGACCGTGGAGCGGGCCCGGATCGCCCCGGTCATCGGCCGGCGGCTGCCGCACCCGTACTACAAGCGGGCCGGGCAGGGCGCGTCGTTCGTCCGGCGCACGCTGACCCCGCTGGCCGACGGCCAGTCGTGGCTCGACCTGCTGCACGGGGTGCTGCGGTTCATCCCCAGCACGATCGCCTTCTCCTTCGGGGTCACCTGGTGGGCCGGCGCGCTGGGCGGTCTGACGTTCCCGCTGTGGGACTGGTCCATCCCGCGCGGGCCGGACAACACCGACCTGCCCGAGCTGCTGGGCATGGGCGACGCCTGGTCCACCCGGGTGGTCTTCTACATGGCCGCCGGGTTCTTCTTCCTCGGCACGCTCTACCCGGTCATCCGCGGGGCGGCGCTGCTCGAGGGGCTCTTCGCCCGCGCCCTGCTCAGCGGCGTCAACGAGCTGCGCGAACAGGTCGCCGAGGCCGAGGCCGCCCGCGACACCGCCCAGGCGCAGAAGGCGGCCGCCGTCTCCGCCGAGGCGACCGCGCTGCGCCGGCTCGAACGCGACATCCACGACGGCCCGCAGCAGCGGCTGGTCCGGCTCGCCATGGACCTGGGCCGCGCCGAGCAGCAGTTCGCCACCGACCCGGACGCGGCCCGTGCCACGGTCGCCGAGGCGCTGGCGCAGACCCGCGAGACGCTGGACGAGCTGCGGGCGCTGTCGCGCGGCATCGCCCCGCCGATCCTGGTGGACCGGGGCCTGCAGGCGGCGCTGACCGCGCTGGCCGGGCGCTCGATCATTCCGGTGGACCTGGACACCGAGCCGATGTCCCGGCTCGACCCGGCGGTGGAGTCGACCGCGTACTTCGTCGTCGCCGAGGCGCTGACCAACGTCGCGAAGCACAGCCACGCCGGCGAGGTCCAGGTCAGCGTCCGCCGCTCGCCGACCGGGCTGATGATCACGGTGGCCGACGACGGCGTCGGGGGCGCCAGCCTCGCCAAGGGCCACGGCCTCGCCGGCCTCGCCGACCGGGTCCAGGCGGCGGGCGGCGTGATGAACCTCGACAGCACCGCGGCGTCGGGTACGACCCTCACGGTCGCCCTGCCCCTGTAG
- a CDS encoding response regulator, producing MRVVIADDAVLLREGLVRLVEENGCTVVAAVGDGPALVEAIAEHEPDVSIVDVRMPPTHTDEGLRAAVEARSRVPGSPVLVLSQYVEVEYADDLLADRLGAVGYLLKDRVSEVADFLDALRRVAGGATVLDPEVVGQLLVRRRRDDPLRNLTPREREVLGLMAEGRSNTAIARKIVVTDGAVEKHVRNIFTKLDLPPDEEQHRRVLAVLAYLQQS from the coding sequence ATGCGGGTGGTGATAGCCGACGACGCCGTGCTGCTGCGCGAGGGCCTGGTCCGGCTGGTGGAGGAGAACGGCTGCACCGTCGTCGCGGCGGTCGGCGACGGACCGGCGCTGGTCGAGGCGATCGCCGAGCACGAGCCGGACGTGTCCATCGTGGACGTGCGCATGCCGCCGACCCACACCGACGAGGGCCTGCGCGCCGCCGTCGAGGCCCGCAGCCGGGTGCCCGGCAGCCCGGTTCTCGTGCTCTCGCAGTACGTCGAGGTCGAGTACGCCGACGACCTCCTGGCCGACCGCCTCGGCGCGGTCGGCTACCTGCTCAAGGACCGGGTCTCCGAGGTGGCGGACTTCCTCGACGCGCTGCGCCGGGTCGCCGGCGGCGCGACGGTCCTGGACCCCGAGGTGGTCGGCCAGCTCCTGGTCCGCCGGCGCCGCGACGACCCGCTGCGCAACCTGACCCCGCGCGAGCGTGAGGTCCTCGGGCTGATGGCGGAGGGGCGCTCCAACACCGCGATCGCCCGCAAGATCGTGGTCACCGACGGCGCGGTCGAGAAGCACGTCCGCAACATCTTCACCAAGCTCGACCTTCCCCCGGACGAGGAACAGCACCGCCGCGTGCTGGCCGTCCTGGCGTACCTGCAACAGAGCTAG
- a CDS encoding P-loop NTPase fold protein, with protein MADGPVVYLSYSQENESYALPLRNALADMAEIGALMDTSSTRADITRALGTVDVVICMLGTTGSGDWEPSTWQKREILAADELGRPVIPVLVEGPDHKVELSGALRYVPDGRITMLRRGSWDADARAIAALASRLAADAPEGVDMLPRGSDFFFGRHDELARIDQALQDTGGGAPRTVVITGPPGVGKSSLATVAADRVAPRFPDGRLYASFARTPDVATALREFLQALGVAPDVLPAEPDRLAAVYQSMLRQRRILVVLDDVEHATDIRPLLPPGPPSAALIVSRYLPGTLEHTTVIALGGMDEATALAILRKAAGTPVVEADEASARALIHAVDGLPQALRLAASRARRAGDSSLAAVLARLETTPSGRSATPQRLMEQAYDGLTDPQRRLFRLLGALPTPAFEAGLAAALAADEAEVVAGALRTLADSALIDTAGPDHYRLSDLTARFAANRLRDTDSEADRQAAFERAVRWLAVRTAFRPEMPITRDFWTADDTLGYAPYADAIAAFVRHRGTRPPLTIGVTAPWGAGKTSLMRMVQERLDPRADRERWKPTSLRLSEEARRALVPPARAADRPVTNRELLQRTTEPSIDADDVDPRRLDVQPPHAERLPDAEWRPTVWFNPWMYQSGEQIWAGLAYEIITQVTDRLAPADRERFWLALNLRRVDRQALRRRIYRQLVERFLPWLLWLGLAVTLAVVGLLVAVVFPPIAHAVRVGAAALMSVAGTAFGVAALVTAVRFLGAKASGSFGPLLRVPNPVKAAADQSGKGAKGAYGELFPDPAYQTRLGFLHLVQTDMRRVLDLIATQQRPLVVFVDDLDRCSPGAVVQVIEAINLFLAGEFPNCVFVVAMEPAVVAAHVEAVYKDLAAQPQAGRPAAWSTLGWRFLEKIVQLPLSLPPPNGDRQTNGYLDSLLDQPRGPVPAPEPQPATVASQAPRTAVPDRSSAGGTGPPATVGPSAPNEAGDGDRAARVAQVEAAIRRRSPTTETLAAAALQAQAEVIPGAAGTLLPETSEAANRVLVELYSDSEARTAILAGVPGLASDNPREIKRFVNLFRFYSFIAQQHQLQGLPAVSGAQIAKLSVLAIRWPHLLALLGRRSADGVVTNLGHLEQSLRSAAGTTDAWREATRAIGLPTGGENSTEPLRSFLTTEPAIGSVAGRML; from the coding sequence ATGGCCGACGGACCGGTGGTCTACCTCAGCTACAGCCAGGAGAACGAGTCGTACGCCCTCCCGCTGCGGAACGCGCTGGCGGACATGGCGGAGATCGGCGCGCTCATGGACACCTCGAGCACCCGGGCGGACATCACCCGGGCACTGGGCACCGTGGACGTGGTGATCTGCATGCTGGGCACCACGGGGTCCGGAGACTGGGAGCCCTCGACGTGGCAGAAGCGGGAGATCCTCGCGGCCGACGAGCTGGGCCGCCCGGTGATCCCGGTCCTCGTCGAGGGCCCGGACCACAAGGTGGAACTGTCCGGTGCCCTGCGCTACGTGCCTGACGGCCGCATCACCATGCTGCGCCGCGGGTCGTGGGACGCGGACGCGCGCGCCATCGCCGCCCTGGCGAGCCGGCTCGCCGCCGATGCGCCGGAAGGCGTCGACATGCTGCCCCGCGGCAGCGACTTCTTCTTCGGCCGCCACGACGAGCTGGCCCGCATCGATCAGGCCCTGCAGGACACCGGCGGCGGGGCGCCACGCACGGTGGTGATCACCGGCCCGCCCGGCGTGGGCAAGTCGTCGCTGGCGACGGTCGCGGCCGACCGGGTGGCTCCGCGCTTCCCGGACGGCCGCCTGTACGCATCGTTCGCCAGGACGCCGGACGTGGCGACCGCGCTCCGCGAGTTCCTCCAGGCCCTCGGCGTCGCCCCCGACGTCCTGCCCGCCGAGCCCGATCGCCTCGCCGCCGTCTACCAGTCGATGCTGCGACAACGCCGGATACTCGTGGTGCTCGACGATGTGGAGCACGCCACGGACATCCGGCCGTTGCTCCCGCCGGGACCACCATCGGCGGCGTTGATCGTCAGCCGGTACCTCCCCGGAACGCTCGAGCACACGACGGTGATCGCCCTGGGCGGCATGGACGAGGCCACCGCCCTTGCCATCCTGCGTAAAGCGGCGGGCACGCCGGTGGTCGAGGCCGACGAGGCGAGCGCGAGGGCGCTGATCCATGCCGTCGACGGGCTCCCCCAGGCCCTGCGGCTGGCGGCGAGCCGCGCCCGCCGCGCCGGCGACTCCTCCCTGGCCGCGGTCCTGGCCCGGCTCGAGACGACGCCGAGCGGGCGGAGCGCCACGCCGCAGCGGTTGATGGAGCAGGCGTACGACGGGCTGACCGACCCGCAGCGGCGGTTGTTCCGGCTGCTCGGGGCGTTGCCCACGCCCGCGTTCGAGGCCGGCCTCGCCGCCGCGCTGGCCGCCGACGAGGCCGAGGTGGTGGCCGGGGCGCTGCGGACCCTCGCGGATTCGGCGCTGATCGACACCGCGGGGCCGGACCATTACCGGTTGAGCGACCTGACCGCGCGCTTCGCCGCCAACCGGCTGCGCGACACCGACTCGGAGGCGGACCGGCAGGCCGCGTTCGAGCGGGCCGTGCGCTGGCTGGCCGTCCGCACCGCGTTCCGGCCGGAGATGCCGATCACCCGGGACTTCTGGACCGCCGACGACACCCTCGGGTACGCGCCGTACGCCGACGCGATCGCCGCGTTCGTCCGGCACCGGGGCACCCGGCCACCGCTGACGATCGGCGTCACCGCGCCGTGGGGAGCCGGAAAGACGTCGCTGATGCGGATGGTGCAGGAACGCCTGGACCCGCGCGCCGACCGGGAGCGGTGGAAGCCGACGTCGCTGCGGCTCAGCGAGGAGGCCCGGCGGGCCCTGGTGCCACCGGCCCGCGCCGCCGACCGGCCGGTGACGAACCGGGAGCTGCTGCAGCGCACCACCGAGCCGTCGATCGACGCCGACGACGTCGACCCGCGCCGGCTGGACGTGCAGCCGCCGCACGCGGAGCGGCTGCCCGATGCGGAGTGGCGGCCCACCGTGTGGTTCAACCCGTGGATGTACCAGAGCGGCGAGCAGATCTGGGCGGGGCTGGCGTACGAGATCATCACCCAGGTCACCGACCGGCTGGCGCCGGCGGACCGGGAACGGTTCTGGCTCGCCCTGAACCTGCGCCGCGTCGACAGGCAGGCGCTGCGCCGCCGGATCTACCGCCAGCTCGTCGAGCGGTTCCTGCCCTGGCTGCTGTGGCTCGGGCTCGCGGTCACCCTCGCCGTGGTCGGGCTGCTCGTGGCTGTCGTCTTCCCTCCGATCGCGCATGCCGTACGCGTCGGCGCGGCCGCTCTCATGTCCGTGGCCGGGACGGCGTTCGGGGTCGCCGCCCTGGTCACCGCCGTACGGTTCCTCGGCGCGAAGGCGTCCGGATCGTTCGGGCCGCTGCTGCGCGTACCGAATCCCGTCAAGGCGGCCGCCGACCAGTCGGGCAAGGGCGCCAAGGGGGCGTACGGCGAGCTGTTCCCGGATCCGGCGTACCAGACGCGGCTCGGGTTCCTGCACCTCGTGCAGACCGACATGCGGCGGGTCCTGGACCTCATCGCCACCCAGCAGCGCCCGCTCGTGGTGTTCGTCGACGACCTGGACCGCTGCTCACCCGGCGCGGTGGTGCAGGTCATCGAGGCCATCAACCTGTTCCTGGCCGGCGAGTTCCCCAACTGCGTCTTCGTCGTCGCGATGGAGCCGGCGGTGGTGGCGGCCCACGTGGAGGCGGTCTACAAGGACCTCGCGGCGCAGCCGCAGGCGGGCCGGCCGGCGGCGTGGTCCACGCTCGGGTGGCGGTTCCTGGAGAAGATCGTGCAGCTGCCGCTCAGCCTCCCGCCGCCGAACGGGGACCGGCAGACCAACGGGTACCTGGACTCGCTGCTGGACCAGCCGCGCGGGCCGGTCCCGGCCCCGGAGCCACAGCCGGCCACGGTGGCATCGCAGGCGCCCCGCACGGCGGTCCCGGACCGGTCCTCGGCCGGCGGGACCGGCCCGCCGGCCACGGTCGGGCCGTCCGCACCGAACGAGGCCGGCGACGGTGACCGGGCCGCCCGCGTGGCGCAGGTGGAGGCCGCGATCCGGCGGCGTTCCCCCACCACCGAGACGCTGGCCGCGGCGGCGTTGCAGGCGCAGGCCGAGGTGATACCCGGAGCCGCGGGGACGCTGCTGCCGGAGACGTCGGAGGCGGCCAACCGCGTCCTCGTCGAGCTCTACAGCGACAGCGAGGCCCGTACGGCGATCCTGGCCGGCGTACCGGGGCTGGCGTCGGACAACCCGCGGGAGATCAAGCGCTTCGTCAACCTGTTCCGCTTCTACAGCTTCATCGCCCAGCAGCACCAGTTGCAGGGGCTGCCCGCGGTCAGCGGGGCGCAGATCGCGAAGCTCTCCGTGCTCGCCATCCGCTGGCCGCACCTGCTCGCGCTGCTCGGCCGGCGCTCGGCCGACGGCGTCGTCACCAACCTGGGCCACCTCGAACAGTCGCTGCGCTCCGCCGCCGGTACGACGGACGCCTGGCGGGAAGCCACGCGCGCGATCGGGCTGCCGACCGGCGGCGAGAACTCGACGGAGCCGCTGCGCAGCTTCCTGACCACGGAGCCCGCCATCGGGTCGGTGGCCGGCCGGATGCTCTAG
- a CDS encoding acyl-CoA reductase → MRFRFGEPGELTAPSQDRLAVGDPRVVDFLSRFARKLLAPAVARRHPELGSLGFFLRPAELSRVAGRMRRSDDTYVFPRGNVFHVPPANVDTIFVYSWALSALAGNHNVVRISSRSAGAAETVLATLNATLADADPVIGRTQRMVTYGRDDALTAALSGWCDLRVIWGGDSAVEAIRRHPLRPSARDLTFPDRTSWAALSVPGWLAADPDARRRAVVGFSNDAYWFDQAACSSPRTVFLVGGDPQRAQQVQDEFLSLLGEVVVERGWGVDAAMAVEKRVNAYGLAASGAATTLAFPGNAVTAVSLTGPDVAPRRWIGAGAFPFARVATLADLVPAMNRQDQTFSHFGFEPAELRAFAGALGGRGVDRIVPFGSALTFSAIWDGYDLPHEFTRLTTLET, encoded by the coding sequence ATGAGGTTCCGTTTCGGCGAGCCGGGGGAGCTGACCGCGCCCTCGCAGGACCGGCTGGCCGTCGGCGATCCGCGGGTCGTGGACTTCCTGTCGCGCTTCGCCCGCAAGCTGCTCGCGCCGGCCGTCGCCCGCCGCCACCCCGAGCTGGGCTCGCTGGGCTTCTTCCTGCGGCCGGCCGAGCTGAGCCGGGTCGCCGGTCGGATGCGGCGCAGCGATGACACGTACGTCTTCCCGCGCGGCAACGTCTTCCACGTGCCGCCGGCCAATGTGGACACCATCTTCGTGTACTCGTGGGCGCTGTCCGCCCTGGCCGGAAACCACAACGTCGTCCGGATCTCGTCCCGCTCGGCCGGCGCCGCGGAGACCGTGCTGGCGACGCTGAACGCGACGCTGGCCGACGCCGACCCGGTGATCGGCCGTACCCAGCGCATGGTCACGTACGGGCGGGACGACGCGCTCACCGCCGCCCTCAGCGGATGGTGCGACCTGCGCGTGATCTGGGGCGGCGACAGCGCGGTCGAGGCGATCCGCCGACACCCGTTGCGCCCCTCCGCACGCGACCTGACGTTCCCCGACCGTACGTCCTGGGCCGCGCTCTCCGTGCCGGGCTGGCTCGCCGCCGACCCGGACGCCCGCCGGCGCGCGGTGGTGGGGTTTTCCAACGACGCGTACTGGTTCGACCAGGCGGCCTGCTCCTCGCCGCGGACGGTCTTCCTCGTCGGCGGTGACCCGCAGCGCGCGCAGCAGGTGCAGGACGAGTTCCTGTCCCTGCTGGGTGAGGTGGTCGTGGAGCGCGGCTGGGGCGTCGACGCGGCGATGGCGGTGGAGAAGCGCGTCAACGCGTACGGCCTGGCGGCGAGCGGTGCGGCCACCACGCTGGCGTTCCCCGGCAACGCGGTGACCGCCGTGTCGCTGACCGGCCCGGACGTGGCGCCACGGCGCTGGATCGGCGCGGGCGCGTTCCCGTTCGCCCGGGTCGCCACGCTGGCGGACCTCGTACCGGCGATGAACCGGCAGGACCAGACGTTCAGCCACTTCGGGTTCGAGCCCGCCGAGCTGCGCGCCTTCGCGGGTGCGCTGGGCGGGCGCGGCGTCGACCGGATCGTGCCGTTCGGCTCGGCGCTGACGTTCAGCGCGATCTGGGACGGCTACGACCTGCCGCATGAGTTCACCCGGCTCACGACCCTCGAGACGTGA
- a CDS encoding glycosyltransferase family 2 protein: MSIVLSVVVPMYNEEAVIPALVERLRPVLDGLGAAYEVVAVDDGSADRTAALLFQHGRTWPELRLVKLRRNSGHQAALTAGLQRSRGDWVVSIDADLQDPPEAIAEMLRVARERGVDVVYGVRSDRSTDTAFKRHTAGAYYRLMRRVVGAEVPAQAGDFRLLSREVVEVLKVLPERTPVYRLLVPSLGFASAAVPYARERRAAGETKYPLRKMVALAWNSAADFSAAPLRIATWLGALAFVTCLGLMVFGVVVWANGAVIPGWTSLFLAVLLLSAVQLICLGLLGEYVARIYRTVQNRPTFHVAFDSAAEPAPMEIPQQRPAAAAR; the protein is encoded by the coding sequence GTGAGTATCGTCCTGTCGGTCGTGGTGCCGATGTACAACGAGGAGGCGGTGATCCCCGCGCTCGTCGAACGGCTGCGGCCGGTGCTCGACGGGCTCGGGGCGGCGTACGAGGTGGTGGCCGTCGACGACGGCAGCGCCGACCGCACCGCCGCGCTGCTCTTCCAGCACGGGCGTACGTGGCCGGAGCTGCGCCTCGTCAAGCTGCGCCGCAACAGCGGGCACCAGGCCGCGCTGACCGCCGGGCTGCAGCGCTCCCGCGGCGACTGGGTGGTCAGCATCGACGCCGACCTGCAGGACCCGCCGGAGGCCATCGCGGAGATGCTGCGCGTCGCCCGCGAGCGTGGCGTCGACGTCGTGTACGGCGTGCGCTCCGACCGCAGCACCGACACGGCGTTCAAGCGGCACACGGCCGGCGCGTACTACCGGCTGATGCGGCGCGTCGTCGGTGCTGAGGTGCCCGCCCAGGCCGGCGACTTCCGGCTGCTCAGCCGCGAGGTGGTCGAGGTCCTCAAGGTGCTGCCCGAGCGCACGCCCGTGTACCGGCTGCTCGTGCCGTCGCTCGGCTTCGCCTCGGCCGCCGTGCCGTACGCCCGCGAGCGGCGCGCCGCGGGCGAGACCAAGTACCCGCTGCGCAAGATGGTCGCGCTGGCCTGGAACAGCGCCGCGGACTTCTCGGCGGCGCCGTTGCGGATCGCCACGTGGCTCGGCGCGCTCGCCTTCGTCACCTGCCTCGGCCTCATGGTCTTCGGCGTCGTGGTGTGGGCCAACGGCGCGGTCATCCCGGGCTGGACCTCGCTGTTCCTCGCCGTCCTGCTGCTGTCGGCGGTGCAACTCATCTGCCTGGGCCTGCTCGGCGAGTACGTCGCGCGCATCTACCGGACCGTGCAGAACCGCCCCACCTTCCACGTCGCCTTCGACTCGGCCGCGGAGCCCGCACCGATGGAGATTCCGCAGCAGCGCCCGGCGGCCGCGGCGCGGTGA
- a CDS encoding MarR family winged helix-turn-helix transcriptional regulator, whose translation MTDAAPLDAEQLAAYFALKEVGSMLEHAVEQQLRADGGLTGPQFSILARLADSPAGHLRMTDLADGLVYSRSGLTYQAAQLEKEGLVTRAPADDDERSIVVTLTPAGRDRLARVMPGHIEVVQRLLMSSLSRADIGAITRILGRVRDRMRAAPPRSAAARRRKT comes from the coding sequence GTGACGGATGCCGCGCCCCTGGACGCCGAACAGCTCGCCGCCTACTTCGCGCTCAAGGAAGTGGGCAGCATGCTGGAGCACGCCGTCGAGCAGCAGCTCCGGGCCGACGGCGGGCTCACCGGCCCGCAGTTCTCCATCCTGGCCCGGCTGGCCGACTCCCCGGCCGGGCACCTGCGGATGACCGACCTGGCCGACGGGCTGGTCTACAGCCGCAGCGGCCTCACCTACCAGGCCGCGCAGCTGGAGAAGGAGGGTCTGGTCACCCGGGCGCCGGCCGATGACGACGAGCGCAGCATCGTCGTGACGCTGACCCCGGCCGGCCGGGACCGCCTGGCCAGGGTGATGCCGGGACACATCGAGGTGGTGCAGCGCCTGCTGATGTCGTCGCTGAGCCGCGCGGACATCGGCGCGATCACCCGGATCCTCGGCCGCGTCCGCGACCGGATGCGGGCCGCCCCGCCCCGCTCGGCCGCCGCCCGCCGCCGGAAGACCTGA
- a CDS encoding DUF1062 domain-containing protein, whose product MSENWVVVPTCLPLVIRRCHACSSDRFRANGKFRVNANHKLLDAWLLVLCAGCGETAKLTVFERTNVRSVPPGLLDRLHHNDPGLAAELLGDPVVQRRNRIALDWGGAWRLDTGPDRPDREAIDVSVRFAARIPVRPVRLIAEGLGLSRAEVERLIRAGKLVSAVRLSGKLTGDFTFTLKR is encoded by the coding sequence ATGTCCGAGAACTGGGTGGTCGTACCCACCTGCCTGCCTCTGGTCATCCGCCGTTGCCACGCGTGCTCATCCGACCGCTTCCGCGCGAACGGCAAGTTCCGTGTCAACGCCAATCACAAGCTGCTCGACGCCTGGCTCCTGGTGCTCTGCGCCGGGTGCGGGGAGACCGCCAAGCTCACGGTCTTCGAGCGGACGAACGTACGGTCCGTGCCGCCCGGGCTGCTGGACCGGCTGCACCACAACGACCCCGGCCTGGCCGCCGAGCTGCTCGGCGACCCGGTCGTGCAGCGCCGCAACCGCATCGCCCTGGACTGGGGCGGGGCCTGGCGGCTCGACACCGGGCCGGACCGCCCGGACCGCGAGGCGATCGACGTGTCGGTCCGCTTCGCGGCCCGGATCCCGGTCCGGCCGGTACGCCTGATCGCCGAGGGCCTGGGCCTGTCCCGGGCGGAGGTCGAGCGGCTGATCCGGGCCGGGAAGCTCGTCTCCGCGGTCCGGTTGAGCGGCAAGCTCACCGGCGACTTCACCTTCACCCTCAAGCGCTGA
- a CDS encoding serine hydrolase domain-containing protein, with protein sequence MRDWTGLRREVQRRIDGLVAAGREIGVQVAAYLDGRPIVSAVSGLADEATGAPVTPDTPFPSYSIGKGLTSTAVHVLAERGVLGYDLRIADVWPEYARHGKQDTTLRHALTHAAGVPQMPPYATTADLLDWDEMCRAIAGSRPLWEPGTRHGLHEWTYGWLIGEVVRRATHKPIAWVLAEEVARPLRADRELFFGVPPEQVNRVARLKDRNWSAMLQSMSEHLENFDTVAPPGVRPDATLANRRDVLRADIPAIATVSARAVARMYAALMDEVDGVRLISAERLKMITTTRTGGPDWAVGGDLPKTLGYVAQPGCQRIGWSGDGGGLSGCYPDLNLAVAVTKNYLSAGDGDPLEDIAATIHAAVAEG encoded by the coding sequence GTGAGGGACTGGACCGGCCTGCGTCGCGAGGTGCAGCGGCGGATCGACGGGCTCGTCGCGGCCGGGCGCGAGATCGGCGTGCAGGTCGCGGCGTACCTGGACGGGCGGCCGATCGTAAGCGCGGTGTCCGGGCTCGCCGACGAGGCGACCGGCGCGCCGGTCACCCCGGACACGCCGTTCCCGAGCTACTCGATCGGCAAGGGCCTGACCAGCACCGCGGTGCACGTCCTGGCCGAGCGCGGGGTGCTCGGCTACGACCTGCGGATCGCCGACGTGTGGCCGGAGTACGCCCGGCACGGCAAGCAGGACACCACGCTGCGGCACGCCTTGACGCACGCCGCGGGGGTGCCGCAGATGCCGCCGTACGCGACCACGGCCGATCTGCTCGACTGGGACGAGATGTGCAGGGCCATCGCCGGGTCCAGGCCGCTGTGGGAGCCCGGTACGCGGCACGGCCTGCACGAATGGACGTACGGCTGGCTGATCGGCGAGGTGGTACGCCGGGCCACGCACAAGCCGATCGCCTGGGTGCTCGCCGAGGAGGTGGCCCGCCCGCTGCGCGCCGACCGTGAGCTGTTCTTCGGCGTACCCCCGGAGCAGGTGAACCGGGTCGCCCGGCTGAAGGACCGCAACTGGTCGGCGATGCTCCAGTCGATGAGCGAGCACCTGGAGAACTTCGACACGGTCGCACCGCCGGGGGTACGCCCCGACGCCACGCTGGCGAACCGCCGGGACGTCCTGCGCGCCGACATCCCCGCGATCGCGACGGTGAGCGCCCGCGCGGTAGCCCGGATGTACGCGGCCCTCATGGACGAGGTCGACGGCGTACGGCTGATCTCCGCCGAGCGGCTGAAGATGATCACGACGACGCGGACCGGCGGCCCGGACTGGGCGGTCGGCGGTGACCTGCCCAAGACCCTCGGGTACGTGGCGCAGCCCGGCTGTCAGCGCATCGGCTGGAGCGGTGACGGGGGTGGCCTGTCCGGCTGCTATCCCGACCTGAACCTCGCGGTCGCCGTGACGAAGAACTACCTGTCCGCGGGCGACGGCGACCCCCTCGAGGACATCGCCGCGACGATCCACGCAGCGGTCGCCGAGGGCTGA